Within the Pelagovum pacificum genome, the region AGCAGCGCGATGGTGCGCAGCCGGGCCGGGGCGCGGGTGGCGAGGTATTCGGTCACGCGGGCGAGCGTGTGGCCGGTGTCGACGATGTCCTCGACGACGAGAACGTCCCGGCCGCCGATTTCGCCCCGCAGGTCCTTCAGGATCCGCACTTCGCGCGAGCTTTCCATCGAGTTGCCGTAGGACGACGCCTCGAGGAAGTCGACTTCGACCGGCAGGTCCAGTTCGCGGACGAGGTCGGCGATGAAGACGAAGGAGCCGCGCAGCAGTCCGACAACGATCAGCTGTCCGGTATCGCGGAATTCGCCCCTGATCTCGCGGGCGAGCGCCTCGATCCGGGCGGCGATGGCCTTGGCCGAGATCATTTCATCGATAGCGTAGTCTGGCTTCGGCATGACGCCCTCCCTTGTCGCGCCGCAACATAAGCGTCGCGAGGCGCTTGTCACGGGGCCGTGTGCGGCTTCGCTCATGGCAGCGCGACGATCCAGCTTTCCGTTAGGGCATGGGGCAGCGGGCTGCGGGAGGCTGTTGCAGGTGGATTTCGCAGGCGGCCTGCGGATCGCAAGAGCCGGAATCGGGCGGATCTGGCGCTGACCCCTTGTCTCCGCCTCGCGTTGCACGACATGAAAAGCACCATCGTCCCCGAGGAGCCGCCGACCAGTCCCATGCCGAAGCACCACGAAACACGCGTTCTGCCCTACACGCCGGAACAGATGTACAACCTCGTCGCCGACGTCGAATCCTACCCGGAGTTCCTGCCCTGGACCGCCGCCGCGCGCGTCCGAAGCAAGGAAGAGAAGGACGGCGCGGAGGTGATGCTCGCGGACCTCGTGATCTCGTTCAAGGTGTTCCGGGAGCGGTTCGGCTCCAAGGTCACGCTGCACCCCGCCGATTACGTGATCGACACGGAATATATCGACGGCCCCTTCCGCTACATGGAGAGCCGCTGGCGGTTCGAGGATGATCCGGGCGGCTGCAAGGTCAGCTTCGACGTGGATTTCGAGTTCAAGAACAGGTTGCTGCAGGGTGCGGCTGGCATGTTCTTCAATGAGGCGATGCAGCGCATCGTCCGCGCCTTCGAACGTCGGGCGGGGCAGCTCTACGGGTAAGGGCTGCGGGATCAAGGATCGGCCGGGCCCGTTCTGAAACGCAGGACCTGCGGAACGCAAAGTGGGCCTTGGCCTCTCTACCGGGCAGATCCCTCTGGCAGGGCTTTCACACGGATCGCGTCAGGCGTAGATTGTGCCGCGCGGACAGGCGATTGACCGGGGCGACCGGCCCTGTCACATGTCGGTGCCGTGGACCCTGAGAGAGGAATTCCATGAAGGTCATCATCTGCGGGGCGGGTCAGGTCGGCTGGCAGATCGCCCGGCATCTCTCGGGAGAGCGCAACGACGTCACGGTCGTGGACAACAATCCCGACCTCGTGCGCCGCGCGACCGATACCCTCGACGTGCAGGGCATCGCCGGCTTCGCCTCCTACCCGGACGTGCTCGACGCCGCGGGCGCTCGAGACGCCGACATGATCATCGCCGCGACCCATTCGGACGAGGTGAACATGGTCACCTGTCAGGTCGCGCACTCCGTTTTCGCCATCCAGCGCAAGATCGCGCGTCTGAGGGCGCAGAGCTACCTCGACGCGATCTACTCCGATCTCTACCGCCGCGATCACATGCCGATCGACGTGGTGATCTCGCCCGAACGCGAAGTGGCCGAGGCTGCGTTGCAGCGCCTCGCCGCGCCGGCGGCGTTCGATACCGAGCAGTTCCTCGACGGGTCGGGCACGCTGCTCGGCATCCAGATCGACGAGGATTGCCCGGTGGTGAACACGCCGCTGAGGCAGTTGACCGACCTGTTCTCGACCCTGCGTGCGATCGTCGTCGGGCTGCGCCGTGACGGGCAGCTCTTCGCGCCCGCGCCGGGAGACCAGATCTTCCCCGGCGACAGCGCCTATGTCTTCGCCGCGACCGAAGACGTGAACCGGACGCTCGATATCTTCGGCAAGGAACAGCGCAAACAGGAGCGGATCGTCGTCATCGGCGGCGGCAACGTCGGGCTTGCCGTGGCCAAGGCGCTCGAGGCGCGGACGGACCGCGTGCGGGTCAAGGTGATCGAGCGCGACCGCAAGATCGCCGAACGCGCCGCGGACGAGCTGGAACGCACCATTGTTCTGAACGGCGACGGGCTCGACGCATCGCTGCTGGAAGAGGCCAACATTTCGCGCGCGGACGCCGTGCTGGTCGTCACCGATGACGACAAGACGAACCTGCTGGCGGCCGTGCGGGCCAAGGGGCTCGGCTGTCCGATGGCGATCTGTCTGACCAACGACCCGAGCCTTGTGCCGCTGATGGGGCCGCTGAACATCGACGCCTACATCAACCCGCGCGCCACGACCGTCAGCTCGATCCTGCGCCACGTCCGTCATGGACGGGTGCGTGGCGTCTACTCGATCGGCGACGCCGAGGCCGAGGTGATCGAGGCGCAGGTCCTGTCGACCTCGCCGATCTCTGGCCAGCGGATCCGGGACATCGAGATGCCGGAGGGCGTATTGGTGGGCGGGATCATCAAGAACGGCAAGTACGTCAAGCCGACCGGTGACACCCGGATCGAGGAAGGCGACCTCGTCGCGCTGTTCGCGATGTCGCCGGATGTGCCGGAAGTCGAGCGTCTGCTCCAGGTCTCGATCGACTTCTTCTGATGCCCGAGGCGCGTCTCTCCCGGCAGCCGCTGTTCGTCGTACTGATGTGGTTCGCCGCCGGTGCCATGCTGGTGCCGGCCGCGCATGCGCTCGCCGCCGAAAGCTACGTGGAGCTGCGCGCCTTCCTGTTCGGCAGTTTCCTTGTCTTCATCGGGTCGGGCATCGTCGCGCTGACCCTGCGAGGACGTCACCCGGACGAAAGCGCCTTCGTCCAGCTTGCCACCTTGCTGGCGGCGATGGTGGTGCTTCCGGCCGTCTTCGCGGTGCCGTTCCTGATGGCACGGCCGGTCGAAACGACCGTCTTCGACGGCTGGTTCGAGATGCTGTCGTCCTTCACGACGACCGGTGCGACGCTCTGGCCGGATCCGCAGGACCTGTCGGAGACGCTGCACCTCTGGCGCGGCGTGGTCGGCTGGCTCGGCGGCCTGCTGATGTGGGTCGCGGCGATGGCGATCTTCGCGCCGCTGAACCTCGGCGGGTTCGAGGTGCGGGCGAGCTACGGCACATCTGCCAACGTCAGCAGCTTCTCGCAGCTCGACCGGCAGGCGGGGCCCTACGAGAGGCTCGACCGTTACTTCTCGCAGCTCGCGCCGATCTACGTGGCGATGACGTTCGTGCTGACCTTCGGGATGATCCTGTCGGGCCAGTCGTCCTACCACGCGTTCTGTCACGCGCTCGCCGTCATGTCGACGTCGGGCATTTCGCCTGTCGGCGGTCTGTCCTACGCGGGTGGCGGGGTGATCGCCGAAGTGCTGGTGTTCCTTTTCCTCGGCCTTGCCCTGTCGCGGCGCACCTACGGCAAGGTCCTGCCGGGCGAGATCACTTCGTCAGTGCGGAACGACCACGAGTTCCGGCTTGGGCTTCTCATCATCGCGGTGAGCTCGGCCACGCTTT harbors:
- the hpt gene encoding hypoxanthine phosphoribosyltransferase, yielding MPKPDYAIDEMISAKAIAARIEALAREIRGEFRDTGQLIVVGLLRGSFVFIADLVRELDLPVEVDFLEASSYGNSMESSREVRILKDLRGEIGGRDVLVVEDIVDTGHTLARVTEYLATRAPARLRTIALLDKPARREVDFKADWTGFEIPDEFVVGYGIDYAQRNRNLPFIGKVRFTGDDA
- a CDS encoding type II toxin-antitoxin system RatA family toxin, whose protein sequence is MPKHHETRVLPYTPEQMYNLVADVESYPEFLPWTAAARVRSKEEKDGAEVMLADLVISFKVFRERFGSKVTLHPADYVIDTEYIDGPFRYMESRWRFEDDPGGCKVSFDVDFEFKNRLLQGAAGMFFNEAMQRIVRAFERRAGQLYG
- the trkA gene encoding Trk system potassium transporter TrkA, with product MKVIICGAGQVGWQIARHLSGERNDVTVVDNNPDLVRRATDTLDVQGIAGFASYPDVLDAAGARDADMIIAATHSDEVNMVTCQVAHSVFAIQRKIARLRAQSYLDAIYSDLYRRDHMPIDVVISPEREVAEAALQRLAAPAAFDTEQFLDGSGTLLGIQIDEDCPVVNTPLRQLTDLFSTLRAIVVGLRRDGQLFAPAPGDQIFPGDSAYVFAATEDVNRTLDIFGKEQRKQERIVVIGGGNVGLAVAKALEARTDRVRVKVIERDRKIAERAADELERTIVLNGDGLDASLLEEANISRADAVLVVTDDDKTNLLAAVRAKGLGCPMAICLTNDPSLVPLMGPLNIDAYINPRATTVSSILRHVRHGRVRGVYSIGDAEAEVIEAQVLSTSPISGQRIRDIEMPEGVLVGGIIKNGKYVKPTGDTRIEEGDLVALFAMSPDVPEVERLLQVSIDFF
- a CDS encoding TrkH family potassium uptake protein, with product MPEARLSRQPLFVVLMWFAAGAMLVPAAHALAAESYVELRAFLFGSFLVFIGSGIVALTLRGRHPDESAFVQLATLLAAMVVLPAVFAVPFLMARPVETTVFDGWFEMLSSFTTTGATLWPDPQDLSETLHLWRGVVGWLGGLLMWVAAMAIFAPLNLGGFEVRASYGTSANVSSFSQLDRQAGPYERLDRYFSQLAPIYVAMTFVLTFGMILSGQSSYHAFCHALAVMSTSGISPVGGLSYAGGGVIAEVLVFLFLGLALSRRTYGKVLPGEITSSVRNDHEFRLGLLIIAVSSATLFVRHWIGSVDGTTPGNALAAAWGAIFTVTSFLTTLGFASQHWTSATLWSGLETPGLVLIGLAIFGGGIGTTAGGVKLLRVHALYQHGKREIERLVHPSSVGGAGSDARRIRREGAMIAWVFFMLFAMSLALLMLCLSATGVSFEDSMVLAVASLTNCGPLVRIGAETPIAYAQLSELAQGILAAGMVMGRLELLAIIALLNPDFWRG